In candidate division KSB1 bacterium, a single window of DNA contains:
- the rplE gene encoding 50S ribosomal protein L5, whose amino-acid sequence MAYVPRLLERYRTVVVPHMMKKFNYKNVMQVPRLEKIVINMGVGEATENPKFLESAVEDLRMISGQQPLVTKAKKAISNFRLRAGTPIGCKVTLRRWRMYEFLDRLITIAIPRIRDFRGLSDKSFDGRGNYSLGIREQIIFPEIDYDKVDKIRGMDITIVTTAKTDEEAFELLAAFGMPFRKTA is encoded by the coding sequence ATGGCATACGTTCCAAGACTGCTTGAACGATACCGGACGGTCGTGGTACCCCACATGATGAAGAAGTTCAACTACAAGAACGTCATGCAGGTACCGCGACTGGAGAAGATCGTCATCAATATGGGTGTCGGGGAGGCCACGGAGAACCCCAAGTTCCTGGAGTCGGCGGTCGAAGACCTGCGGATGATCTCGGGTCAACAACCGCTGGTCACCAAGGCCAAGAAGGCGATCTCCAACTTCCGCCTCCGGGCAGGGACACCCATCGGCTGCAAGGTTACACTGCGGCGTTGGCGAATGTACGAATTCCTGGATCGGTTGATCACCATCGCCATCCCGCGTATTCGGGATTTCCGCGGCCTTTCGGACAAGTCCTTCGACGGGCGCGGCAACTACAGCCTCGGTATTCGCGAACAGATCATCTTCCCGGAGATCGACTACGATAAGGTGGACAAGATCCGTGGGATGGACATTACCATCGTGACCACCGCGAAGACCGACGAGGAAGCGTTCGAGCTTCTCGCCGCCTTCGGGATGCCCTTTCGGAAGACAGCATAG
- a CDS encoding type Z 30S ribosomal protein S14, with product MARKCHIAKTRKEPKFKVRSRNRCRRCGRPRGYYRKFGLCRVCLRELALQGQIPGVVKASW from the coding sequence TTGGCAAGGAAGTGTCACATCGCCAAAACGAGGAAGGAGCCGAAGTTCAAGGTCCGAAGCAGGAACCGCTGCCGCAGGTGCGGTAGGCCGCGAGGCTACTACCGAAAGTTCGGACTGTGCCGGGTGTGTCTGCGGGAACTGGCGCTACAGGGACAGATCCCCGGCGTAGTGAAGGCCAGCTGGTGA
- the rpsH gene encoding 30S ribosomal protein S8 yields the protein MSMTDPIADFLTRIRNAIKAKHRTVEVPSSRLKQEIARVLQEEGYIRKYTVIEDGKQGILRLYLKYDEREVPAITGLRRVSKPGRKIYVGVDNMPRVMNNLGIAILSTSKGILTHKQALRDHVGGEVICYVW from the coding sequence ATGTCTATGACGGATCCCATTGCGGATTTTCTGACACGCATTCGCAACGCCATCAAGGCGAAGCACCGGACGGTCGAGGTCCCCTCTTCCCGGCTGAAGCAGGAGATCGCCCGCGTGCTCCAAGAAGAAGGCTATATCCGCAAGTACACCGTGATCGAAGACGGCAAGCAGGGGATCCTGCGTCTGTACCTCAAGTACGATGAGCGTGAGGTGCCAGCCATCACCGGCCTGCGGAGGGTGAGCAAGCCGGGACGCAAGATCTACGTCGGCGTCGACAACATGCCGAGGGTGATGAACAACCTCGGGATTGCCATCCTCTCCACCTCCAAGGGGATCCTGACGCACAAGCAGGCCTTGCGCGATCACGTGGGTGGAGAGGTGATCTGTTA